The nucleotide sequence CTGCTTATTTTTGCTGCTACATCACTTTAAAACATTATCTTTACCTCACCAAAGACCATCTGTCCTGACATCTAATTCTTAGAAGGTATATTTTAATCCAGCCATTACAGTGGTGCCCGGAAGATAGTAGTAATAATAATGTCTATATTTTTCATCCCAAATGTTATCTATATTTAAAAATATCTCCATATTACCTCTCATATAAGTTGGTAATGGTATAATACGGGATATCCTTAAATCACCTACTACATATTTATCAATAGGCTTTTTATTTTCTTCATCGTAATAAACTTTTCCCATATAGGTGCAATATAGAGCTATAGTGAATAATCTGGGATTATCATAAATTATACTCCAGTTTGCCATATGCTTAGGTGTATAAGGGAGTAATTTTCTCTCAGTTTCAGGTGCCAAAGGATTTTTTATTACTTTTGAAACATTATATGTATAATTAGCTTTGATTTTAAAATGTTTAAAAAAGGTATAATCTATCCCAACTTCAATACCATTTATACGCACTTTTCCTACATTTACTTTTTGTCTCACTTCTTGTCCTGGTTCAGGAGTAAAATAAGAAGGAATTTCATGTGGTTCTAATTCTTTTCTATATATAAAATCTGTAAATGCACTCCAATAAGCAGTAAATGAAAGATTAAAATCCTTAGCTATTTTAAATAATTCATAAAATGGTTTAGTATCAAATCCAACATCTATAGAATAAATCATCTTTTCAGGCTCAAGTTCCGGGTTTCCTATATCAAAAAGTGTTGCTCCATGGGGACCTGATCTATAAAGACTATAAAGGTCTGGAGCCCTAAATCCCTTCCCATAAGATACTCTAAATCTGGTATAATCTGTTAAATGATAAACTAATCCTGCCTTAGGTGACCAGTAATCTTCAGTGCTTTCTGGATATTTAAAAGTTATTTC is from Candidatus Desulfofervidus auxilii and encodes:
- a CDS encoding TonB-dependent receptor, encoding EITFKYPESTEDYWSPKAGLVYHLTDYTRFRVSYGKGFRAPDLYSLYRSGPHGATLFDIGNPELEPEKMIYSIDVGFDTKPFYELFKIAKDFNLSFTAYWSAFTDFIYRKELEPHEIPSYFTPEPGQEVRQKVNVGKVRINGIEVGIDYTFFKHFKIKANYTYNVSKVIKNPLAPETERKLLPYTPKHMANWSIIYDNPRLFTIALYCTYMGKVYYDEENKKPIDKYVVGDLRISRIIPLPTYMRGNMEIFLNIDNIWDEKYRHYYYYYLPGTTVMAGLKYTF